In Modestobacter versicolor, a single genomic region encodes these proteins:
- a CDS encoding L,D-transpeptidase, with protein MLVAASLVLLAGCTGSSSDDDAAGGTGAPQQSSTPAQLALSMPDGAVDVSPSTPLEVTVTGGELGDVTVADTAGTEVPGSVAPAAADPSTLVWTPETQLAYGTSYQVTATATNADDDETTTTSSFTTVTPTALSTPSIGPLDGTTVGVGMPLRVFFDDAVADKAAVESHLLVTTSTPTDGVWNWVNDSEVHFRPSTYWPAGIEVTLDADLYGVSFGDGVWGEKDRTVSFTVGRKHVSVADAAAHTLTVYDGDQLVQTFPMSAGSAANPTHNGAHVVLEKFADITMDSSTFGLAVDAPGGYRTDVQYATRISNNGEFVHAAPWSVGSQGSANVSHGCINLSTERAQWFYDFSQPGDVVEVVNSQGGTLSAADGDIYDWAISWDQWKAGSALN; from the coding sequence GTGCTCGTCGCCGCATCGCTGGTGCTGCTGGCGGGCTGCACCGGGTCGTCGTCCGACGACGACGCCGCGGGCGGCACCGGGGCACCGCAGCAGTCGTCGACGCCGGCGCAGCTGGCGCTGAGCATGCCCGACGGCGCGGTCGACGTCTCGCCGTCCACACCGCTGGAGGTCACCGTCACCGGTGGCGAGCTCGGTGACGTGACGGTGGCCGACACCGCCGGCACCGAGGTGCCCGGCAGCGTCGCCCCGGCGGCCGCCGACCCGTCGACGCTGGTGTGGACGCCGGAGACCCAGCTGGCCTACGGCACCAGCTACCAGGTCACCGCCACCGCGACCAACGCCGACGACGACGAGACGACGACCACCTCGAGCTTCACCACGGTCACCCCGACGGCGCTGTCCACCCCGAGCATCGGCCCGCTCGACGGCACGACCGTCGGCGTCGGCATGCCGCTGCGGGTGTTCTTCGACGACGCGGTCGCCGACAAGGCCGCCGTGGAGAGCCACCTGCTGGTGACCACCTCCACCCCCACCGACGGCGTGTGGAACTGGGTGAACGACTCCGAGGTGCACTTCCGCCCCTCCACGTACTGGCCGGCCGGCATCGAGGTCACCCTGGACGCCGACCTCTACGGCGTCTCCTTCGGTGACGGCGTCTGGGGCGAGAAGGACCGCACCGTGTCCTTCACCGTGGGCAGGAAGCACGTGTCGGTCGCCGACGCCGCCGCGCACACGCTGACCGTCTACGACGGCGACCAGCTCGTGCAGACCTTCCCGATGAGCGCCGGCAGCGCGGCGAACCCGACGCACAACGGGGCGCACGTCGTGCTGGAGAAGTTCGCCGACATCACGATGGACTCCTCGACCTTCGGCCTGGCGGTCGACGCCCCGGGCGGCTACCGCACCGACGTGCAGTACGCGACGCGCATCTCCAACAACGGCGAGTTCGTGCACGCCGCCCCGTGGTCGGTGGGCTCGCAGGGGTCGGCCAACGTCTCGCACGGCTGCATCAACCTCTCCACCGAGCGGGCGCAGTGGTTCTACGACTTCTCCCAGCCCGGGGACGTCGTGGAGGTCGTGAACTCGCAGGGCGGCACGCTGTCGGCCGCGGACGGCGACATCTACGACTGGGCCATCTCCTGGGACCAGTGGAAGGCCGGCAGCGCGCTCAACTGA
- a CDS encoding GAF and ANTAR domain-containing protein has translation MTRPTAPDPDGDVVQLAFDELGRMSFAEHSLESVLQKVTDLAARVLPGEPATSVTIVADGRSSTVASSDPLALELDLVQYAQASGPCLEAALSGRVVELLDTGAEERWGPFPQLAARRGCRGVLSFPLPPQELITGGLNVYARTSRPLDQRTREVAARFAAYAVVPVSNMYLYETAVERAEHLRAALDSRAVIDQAKGILMERHKLSADQAFSALATLSMERNTKVREIAEQFVRTGELPSS, from the coding sequence GTGACCCGCCCCACCGCCCCCGATCCTGACGGCGACGTCGTCCAGCTCGCCTTCGACGAGCTGGGCCGGATGTCCTTCGCCGAGCACTCGCTCGAGTCGGTGCTGCAGAAGGTCACCGACCTGGCGGCGCGCGTGCTCCCTGGCGAGCCGGCCACCTCGGTGACGATCGTGGCCGACGGCCGGTCGAGCACCGTGGCCTCGAGCGATCCGCTGGCCCTGGAGCTCGACCTGGTGCAGTACGCCCAGGCCTCCGGCCCGTGCCTGGAGGCAGCGCTCAGCGGGCGGGTCGTGGAGCTCCTCGACACCGGCGCCGAGGAGCGGTGGGGTCCCTTCCCGCAGCTCGCCGCCCGGCGCGGTTGCCGCGGTGTGCTGTCCTTCCCCCTGCCGCCCCAGGAGCTGATCACCGGCGGGCTCAACGTCTACGCCCGCACCTCGCGGCCGCTGGACCAGCGGACCCGGGAGGTGGCGGCCCGGTTCGCCGCCTACGCCGTCGTCCCGGTGTCGAACATGTACCTGTACGAGACGGCGGTCGAGCGCGCCGAGCACCTGCGCGCCGCGCTGGACTCCCGCGCCGTGATCGACCAGGCCAAGGGCATCCTGATGGAGCGGCACAAGCTCTCCGCCGACCAGGCGTTCTCCGCGCTCGCCACGCTCTCCATGGAGCGCAACACGAAGGTGCGGGAGATCGCCGAGCAGTTCGTCCGGACCGGGGAGCTGCCGTCGTCCTGA
- a CDS encoding MFS transporter — protein sequence MTTAGRRSSLWQLPAVRSLFALNVLGFLSYSVLISALPAQATRLGAGLTAAGAVTTVFLVATVLAQLAVPLLVRRWGLAPVLAAGLVALGAPSPLYALADDVRWLAVISAVRGLGFAALCVLGGAIAASVVPPERRGESLGIYGLAVAVPTLVTVPAGTALTLAGHFWVVALLATAPVAALVFVPRATRSVLRPGADAPAPDGRGAVRAALPPSLVLLVVTLAGGGLLTFLPIERPDGALAPVALLLFGLTSALSRWRAGVLVDRVGARLLLPAALATGVAGVLLVALGLTGRGGPAAAAVLTGALAFGAAYGAVQNLSMVLALRRAGTGPAATVSAVWNASFDSGTAIGAAGVGALAATGLGLPWTYVVVAALLALALPTAVVVGAGRERVSGSGPRPAAAGPPRRAG from the coding sequence GTGACGACGGCGGGCCGGCGCAGCTCCCTGTGGCAGCTGCCGGCGGTCCGCTCGCTGTTCGCGCTCAACGTGCTGGGCTTCCTCAGCTACTCGGTGCTGATCTCCGCGCTGCCGGCCCAGGCCACCCGGCTGGGCGCCGGGCTGACCGCCGCCGGTGCGGTCACCACGGTGTTCCTGGTCGCCACGGTGCTGGCCCAGCTCGCGGTGCCGCTGCTGGTGCGCCGGTGGGGGCTGGCGCCGGTGCTGGCGGCGGGGCTGGTGGCGCTCGGCGCCCCGTCCCCGCTGTACGCGCTGGCCGACGACGTCCGGTGGCTGGCCGTCATCTCGGCCGTCCGCGGCCTCGGGTTCGCCGCGCTGTGCGTGCTGGGCGGCGCGATCGCGGCCTCGGTGGTGCCACCCGAGCGCCGCGGTGAGTCGCTGGGCATCTACGGGCTGGCGGTCGCCGTCCCGACCCTGGTCACCGTGCCGGCCGGGACGGCGCTGACGCTGGCCGGGCACTTCTGGGTGGTGGCGCTGCTGGCCACCGCCCCCGTCGCCGCGCTGGTGTTCGTGCCGCGCGCGACCCGGTCGGTGCTCCGGCCGGGTGCCGACGCCCCGGCCCCGGACGGGCGGGGTGCGGTGCGCGCCGCGCTGCCGCCGTCGCTGGTGCTGCTGGTGGTGACGCTCGCCGGGGGAGGGCTGCTCACCTTCCTCCCGATCGAGCGACCCGACGGGGCGCTCGCGCCGGTGGCCCTGCTGCTGTTCGGGCTCACCAGCGCGCTGTCGCGCTGGCGGGCCGGGGTCCTCGTCGACCGGGTGGGCGCCCGCCTGCTGCTGCCGGCGGCCCTGGCCACCGGCGTCGCCGGGGTGCTGCTGGTCGCGCTCGGCCTCACCGGCCGGGGCGGCCCGGCCGCGGCCGCGGTGCTGACCGGTGCGCTGGCCTTCGGCGCCGCCTACGGGGCGGTGCAGAACCTGAGCATGGTGCTGGCCCTCCGCCGCGCCGGCACCGGGCCGGCGGCGACGGTCAGCGCCGTGTGGAACGCCAGCTTCGACAGCGGGACGGCGATCGGCGCGGCCGGCGTCGGGGCGCTGGCCGCGACCGGGCTGGGGCTGCCGTGGACCTACGTCGTGGTGGCGGCCCTGCTCGCGCTCGCGCTGCCCACGGCCGTCGTCGTCGGCGCCGGGCGCGAACGGGTCAGCGGGTCGGGGCCTCGCCCAGCCGCTGCCGGGCCGCCTCGGCGAGCCGGGTGA
- a CDS encoding enoyl-CoA hydratase/isomerase family protein → MSAPRRRESGLTTETRGHVRVLTLDRPERRNALSSALQADLVEELLDCAADGDVRAVVLTGNGPAFCAGFDLKEIRERDQAGEAFRPPMDRPGRSLFEVLGETYVPVVAALTGHAVAGGFELALACDIRIAAPGIKLGLPEATIGMGANYGSVVLPKRIPTGIALEMLFTGEYVTSEDAARWGLVNRVVPADDVLAEALALADRIAANAPLSVRRMKETALKALDLPLATALRLDVGPNPYLSEDRREGIAAYLEKRPPRWAGR, encoded by the coding sequence ATGAGCGCACCGCGACGACGCGAGTCGGGCCTGACCACCGAGACCCGGGGGCACGTGCGCGTGCTGACCCTCGACCGTCCCGAGCGCCGCAACGCGCTGTCCAGCGCGCTGCAGGCCGACCTGGTCGAGGAGCTGCTGGACTGCGCGGCCGACGGCGACGTGCGGGCCGTCGTCCTCACCGGCAACGGCCCGGCGTTCTGCGCCGGGTTCGACCTCAAGGAGATCCGGGAGCGCGACCAGGCCGGGGAGGCCTTCCGGCCGCCGATGGACCGGCCGGGCCGCAGCCTGTTCGAGGTGCTCGGCGAGACCTACGTGCCGGTCGTCGCCGCGCTCACCGGGCACGCCGTCGCCGGCGGCTTCGAGCTGGCGCTGGCCTGCGACATCCGGATCGCCGCGCCCGGCATCAAGCTGGGCCTGCCCGAGGCGACGATCGGGATGGGCGCCAACTACGGCTCGGTGGTGCTGCCCAAGCGGATCCCGACCGGCATCGCGCTGGAGATGCTCTTCACCGGCGAGTACGTGACCAGCGAGGACGCCGCCCGGTGGGGGCTGGTCAACCGCGTCGTCCCGGCCGACGACGTGCTGGCCGAGGCGCTCGCGCTGGCCGACCGGATCGCGGCCAACGCCCCGCTGTCGGTGCGCCGGATGAAGGAGACCGCGCTCAAGGCGCTGGACCTGCCGCTGGCCACCGCGCTGCGGCTCGACGTCGGGCCCAACCCCTACCTGAGCGAGGACCGCAGGGAGGGCATCGCGGCGTACCTGGAGAAGCGGCCGCCGCGCTGGGCCGGGCGCTGA
- a CDS encoding GAF and ANTAR domain-containing protein, whose translation MSSSDPFPSREAVEALERLGRLSLADQSVESVLQTVVDLAKQVLPGGPEASISMVVNGRPSTPSSTAQLALELDESQYTRGYGPCLTAASSGAEVEIADTSTETRWADYCRVAAERGNGSSLSVPLSVEGRVVGALNLYATEAHAFDDAARATARRFAPYAAVAASNVYAYQHARDLADNLRVALESRALIDQAKGILMERHRLDADEAFRALASVSMRTNTKVRDVAEELIATGAIDLGAAGLA comes from the coding sequence ATGTCCAGCAGTGACCCCTTCCCTTCCCGTGAGGCCGTCGAGGCGCTCGAACGGCTCGGCCGGCTCTCCCTGGCCGACCAGTCGGTGGAGTCGGTGCTGCAGACCGTCGTCGACCTGGCCAAGCAGGTGCTGCCGGGTGGGCCGGAGGCGTCCATCTCGATGGTGGTGAACGGCCGCCCGTCGACGCCGTCGTCCACCGCGCAGCTGGCCCTGGAGCTGGACGAGAGCCAGTACACCCGGGGGTACGGCCCGTGCCTGACGGCCGCCTCCAGCGGTGCGGAGGTGGAGATCGCCGACACCTCGACGGAGACCCGCTGGGCCGACTACTGCCGGGTGGCTGCGGAACGCGGGAACGGCAGCTCGCTGTCGGTGCCGCTGTCCGTCGAGGGCAGGGTGGTGGGCGCTCTCAACCTCTACGCGACCGAGGCGCACGCCTTCGACGACGCCGCCCGGGCGACGGCGCGCCGGTTCGCGCCGTACGCGGCGGTCGCGGCGTCCAACGTCTACGCCTACCAGCACGCTCGCGACCTGGCCGACAACCTGCGGGTGGCGCTGGAGTCCCGAGCCCTGATCGACCAGGCCAAGGGCATCCTGATGGAGCGCCACCGACTGGACGCCGACGAGGCGTTCCGTGCGCTGGCCTCGGTCTCGATGCGGACGAACACCAAGGTCCGGGACGTCGCCGAGGAGCTGATCGCGACCGGTGCCATCGACCTCGGCGCCGCCGGCCTGGCCTGA
- a CDS encoding DUF1353 domain-containing protein: MPFDSLALTVRRASDQLWEVVEPLVYRGRRDTFVVPAGFRTDFASVPRLVVWLIPRFGRYTPAAVLHDWLVTTGLQTRVVSSRDADGLFRRVLRELGVPPVRRWLMWCGVRWGALANPLRRSGWWVDAPRLLLLSVLLAPLVVPPGVVVAAALGLYTVVESAVAALLPGVGRRADRGMRL, translated from the coding sequence GTGCCGTTCGACTCCCTCGCCCTCACCGTCCGCCGGGCGTCCGACCAGCTGTGGGAGGTGGTCGAGCCGCTGGTCTACCGGGGCCGCCGGGACACCTTCGTCGTGCCGGCCGGTTTCCGCACCGACTTCGCCTCGGTGCCCCGGCTGGTCGTCTGGCTGATCCCCCGCTTCGGCCGCTACACGCCGGCCGCGGTGCTGCACGACTGGCTGGTCACCACCGGGCTGCAGACCCGGGTGGTCTCCTCCCGCGACGCCGACGGCCTGTTCCGGCGGGTGCTCCGCGAGCTGGGCGTGCCCCCGGTCCGGCGCTGGCTGATGTGGTGCGGCGTCCGCTGGGGCGCGCTGGCCAACCCGCTGCGCCGGTCCGGCTGGTGGGTCGACGCGCCGCGGCTGCTCCTGCTGTCGGTGCTGCTCGCCCCGCTCGTCGTCCCACCCGGGGTGGTGGTCGCCGCCGCGCTCGGCCTCTACACCGTGGTGGAGTCCGCCGTCGCCGCTCTCCTGCCGGGCGTCGGGCGCCGGGCCGACCGCGGGATGCGGCTGTAG
- a CDS encoding GAF and ANTAR domain-containing protein, with the protein MTTDERTQTMPATEAFERLGSMSLSAESLESVLQAVADLTKQVLPGDVEASVSVLVADKPATFVHTGQLALDLDESQYGRGHGPCLQAAASGELVEVADARTESRWADYMRRAVELGSLSSLSVPLGSSEVLAAGLNIYARQPGAFDDDAVRRTAARFARFAGAAAANMHAYQHAREMADNLQVALQSRATIDQAKGILVERHRITPDQAFHLLARASMAANRKLRDVAEHLVATGELLASPQRR; encoded by the coding sequence ATGACCACCGACGAACGCACCCAGACCATGCCGGCCACCGAGGCCTTCGAGCGGCTCGGCTCGATGTCGCTGTCCGCGGAGTCGCTGGAGTCGGTGCTGCAGGCCGTCGCCGACCTGACCAAGCAGGTGCTGCCGGGCGACGTCGAGGCATCGGTCAGCGTGCTCGTCGCCGACAAGCCCGCCACCTTCGTCCACACCGGCCAGCTCGCCCTCGACCTCGACGAGAGCCAGTACGGCCGAGGCCACGGCCCCTGCCTGCAGGCGGCGGCGAGCGGCGAGCTGGTGGAGGTCGCCGACGCCCGCACCGAGAGCCGCTGGGCGGACTACATGCGGCGGGCCGTCGAGCTCGGGTCGCTGAGCTCGCTGTCGGTGCCGCTGGGCAGCTCCGAGGTGCTCGCGGCCGGGCTCAACATCTACGCCCGGCAGCCGGGCGCCTTCGACGACGACGCCGTCCGCCGCACGGCCGCCCGGTTCGCCCGCTTCGCCGGGGCTGCAGCGGCCAACATGCACGCGTACCAGCACGCGCGCGAGATGGCCGACAACCTCCAGGTCGCGCTGCAGTCGCGGGCCACCATCGACCAGGCCAAGGGCATCCTGGTCGAGCGGCACCGGATCACCCCCGACCAGGCGTTCCACCTCCTCGCCCGGGCGTCGATGGCGGCCAACCGCAAGCTCCGCGACGTCGCCGAGCACCTGGTCGCGACCGGCGAGCTGCTGGCGTCCCCGCAGCGCCGGTGA
- the orn gene encoding oligoribonuclease has protein sequence MADSATNNLVWIDCEMTGLDLVSDKLIEVAVVVTDSQLNVLHPGLDVIIHAEDSDLAGMAEVVTEMHARSGLTEEVRASTVTLEEASAQVLAYVKRFVPERRTAPLCGNSIGTDRGFLARDMPELDDHLHYRMIDVSSIKELARRWFPRVYFAQPPKGLAHRALADILESIRELAYYRQTLFVPEPGPDSTQAQAASADVVAAFAPVLAAGLAPSDDLDSEAPAAG, from the coding sequence GTGGCGGACAGTGCGACCAACAACCTGGTCTGGATCGACTGCGAGATGACCGGGCTGGACCTGGTCAGCGACAAGCTCATCGAGGTCGCGGTCGTGGTCACCGACTCCCAGCTCAACGTGCTGCACCCCGGGCTCGACGTGATCATCCACGCCGAGGACTCCGACCTGGCCGGGATGGCCGAGGTGGTCACCGAGATGCACGCCCGCTCCGGGCTCACCGAGGAGGTGCGGGCGTCCACGGTCACCCTCGAGGAGGCCTCCGCCCAGGTGCTGGCCTACGTGAAGCGGTTCGTGCCGGAGCGCCGCACCGCCCCGCTGTGCGGCAACTCGATCGGCACCGACCGCGGCTTCCTGGCCCGGGACATGCCCGAGCTCGACGACCACCTGCACTACCGGATGATCGACGTCTCCTCGATCAAGGAGCTGGCCCGCCGCTGGTTCCCGCGGGTCTACTTCGCCCAGCCGCCCAAGGGCCTGGCGCACCGCGCGCTCGCCGACATCCTGGAGTCGATCCGGGAGCTGGCCTACTACCGGCAGACGCTGTTCGTGCCGGAGCCCGGACCGGACAGCACCCAGGCCCAGGCCGCGTCCGCGGACGTGGTGGCCGCCTTCGCGCCCGTGCTGGCGGCCGGTCTCGCCCCTTCGGACGACCTCGACAGCGAGGCCCCCGCAGCCGGCTGA
- a CDS encoding carboxyl transferase domain-containing protein, with product MDAPVLPSAPPTDPAGAARNAARHGELVAELAAELARVAEGGGERARQRHLDRGKLLPRERVDALLDPGSPFLELSPLAAHGLYDGEAPAAGIITGVGRVSGREVVVVANDATVKGGTYYPMTVKKHLRAQEVALQNRLPCVYLVDSGGAFLPLQDEVFPDRDHFGRIFYNQANLSKAGVAQVAAVLGSCTAGGAYVPAMSDEAVIVRGQGTIFLGGPPLVKAATGEEVSAEDLGGGDLHSRVSGVTDHLAEDDAHALQIVRQIVGTLGPREPRPWDVEPVEEPRYPAESLYDVVPVDTRTPYDVREVIARLVDGSRFAEFKPLYGPTLVTGFARLHGHPVGIIANNGVLFSESALKGAHFIELCDRRRIPLLFLQNISGFMVGRDYEAGGIAKHGAKMVTAVACARVPKLTVVIGGSFGAGNYSMCGRAYSPRFLFTWPNARISVMGGEQAASVLAQVRRDGLEARGQEWPAEDEEAFKAPIRAQYEEQGHPFHATARLWDDGVIDPAQTRTVLGLALSACANAPLEEVGYGVFRM from the coding sequence GTGGACGCACCGGTGCTCCCCAGCGCCCCGCCGACCGACCCGGCGGGGGCCGCGCGCAACGCCGCGCGGCACGGCGAACTGGTCGCCGAGCTGGCGGCCGAGCTGGCCCGGGTCGCCGAGGGCGGGGGCGAGCGGGCCCGGCAGCGGCACCTGGACCGGGGCAAGCTGCTGCCCCGCGAGCGGGTCGACGCGCTGCTCGACCCGGGCAGCCCCTTCCTCGAGCTCTCGCCGCTGGCCGCGCACGGCCTCTACGACGGCGAGGCACCGGCCGCCGGGATCATCACCGGGGTCGGCCGGGTCTCCGGCCGGGAGGTCGTCGTCGTCGCCAACGACGCCACCGTCAAGGGCGGCACCTACTACCCGATGACGGTGAAGAAGCACCTGCGGGCCCAGGAGGTCGCGCTCCAGAACCGGCTGCCCTGCGTCTACCTGGTCGACTCCGGCGGGGCGTTCCTGCCGCTGCAGGACGAGGTCTTCCCCGACCGCGACCACTTCGGCCGGATCTTCTACAACCAGGCCAACCTCTCCAAGGCCGGGGTCGCCCAGGTCGCCGCCGTGCTCGGGTCGTGCACCGCGGGCGGCGCCTACGTGCCGGCGATGAGCGACGAGGCGGTCATCGTCCGCGGCCAGGGCACGATCTTCCTCGGCGGCCCGCCGCTGGTGAAGGCCGCGACCGGCGAGGAGGTCAGCGCCGAGGACCTGGGCGGCGGCGACCTGCACTCCCGGGTCAGCGGGGTCACCGACCACCTCGCCGAGGACGACGCGCACGCGCTGCAGATCGTCCGGCAGATCGTCGGCACCCTCGGCCCGCGCGAGCCCCGCCCGTGGGACGTCGAGCCGGTGGAGGAGCCCCGGTACCCGGCGGAGAGCCTCTACGACGTCGTCCCGGTCGACACCCGCACGCCCTACGACGTCCGCGAGGTCATCGCCCGGCTGGTCGACGGCAGCCGGTTCGCCGAGTTCAAGCCGCTGTACGGGCCGACGCTGGTCACCGGCTTCGCCCGGCTGCACGGCCACCCGGTCGGGATCATCGCCAACAACGGCGTGCTGTTCAGCGAGTCCGCGCTCAAGGGCGCCCACTTCATCGAGCTCTGCGACCGCCGCAGGATCCCGCTGCTGTTCCTGCAGAACATCTCCGGGTTCATGGTCGGCCGCGACTACGAGGCCGGCGGCATCGCCAAGCACGGCGCCAAGATGGTCACCGCCGTCGCCTGCGCCCGGGTGCCGAAGCTGACCGTCGTCATCGGTGGCTCGTTCGGCGCCGGCAACTACTCGATGTGCGGCCGGGCGTACTCGCCGCGGTTCCTGTTCACCTGGCCGAACGCCCGCATCTCGGTGATGGGCGGTGAGCAGGCGGCCAGCGTGCTGGCGCAGGTGCGCCGCGACGGGCTCGAGGCCCGCGGCCAGGAGTGGCCGGCCGAGGACGAGGAGGCGTTCAAGGCGCCCATCCGTGCGCAGTACGAGGAGCAGGGCCACCCGTTCCACGCCACCGCGCGGCTGTGGGACGACGGGGTCATCGACCCCGCGCAGACCCGCACCGTGCTCGGGCTCGCGCTCTCCGCGTGCGCCAACGCCCCCCTGGAGGAGGTCGGCTATGGCGTCTTCCGGATGTGA
- a CDS encoding gluconokinase produces the protein MDTPPSIPATTTIVVMGVSGSGKTSAARELTRQLGWEYIEGDDLHPAANVAKMAAGTPLDDDDRWPWLREIAAVIGEHEAAGTDLVITCSALKRSYRDLLRDGHPSVWFAHVDVPREVLAERLAQRKGHFMPPSLLDSQLATLERLGEDEPGDVIAGDAPLEETVAKVLGDLREERQLQS, from the coding sequence ATGGACACTCCGCCCAGCATCCCGGCGACCACCACGATCGTCGTCATGGGGGTCTCCGGATCCGGCAAGACGAGCGCTGCCCGCGAGCTCACCCGGCAACTGGGCTGGGAGTACATCGAGGGCGACGACCTGCACCCGGCGGCCAACGTCGCCAAGATGGCCGCCGGCACCCCGCTGGACGACGACGACCGCTGGCCGTGGCTGCGGGAGATCGCCGCGGTGATCGGCGAGCACGAGGCGGCCGGCACCGACCTGGTCATCACCTGCTCGGCGCTCAAGCGCAGCTACCGCGACCTGCTGCGCGACGGCCACCCGTCGGTCTGGTTCGCCCACGTCGACGTCCCGCGCGAGGTGCTGGCCGAGCGGCTGGCCCAGCGGAAGGGCCACTTCATGCCGCCGTCCCTGCTGGACAGCCAGCTGGCCACCCTGGAGCGGCTCGGCGAGGACGAGCCCGGCGACGTCATCGCCGGCGACGCCCCGCTCGAGGAGACCGTCGCCAAGGTGCTCGGCGACCTGCGCGAGGAGCGCCAGCTGCAGAGCTGA
- a CDS encoding ferritin, whose amino-acid sequence MAADAFIEKLNQQIGHEFAAHHQYIAIAVYFDELTMPQMAQLFFDQAVEERNHAMMMVRYLLDADARVSIPGVVAPVTTFDDVVAPVTLALEQEKRVTQQINELIGIARRENDFSSDQFMQWFIKEQVEEVSKMSDLLTVVRRSAHDVEQIEDYVKRETLPEGADPTAPRIAGA is encoded by the coding sequence ATGGCCGCCGATGCCTTCATCGAGAAGCTCAACCAGCAGATCGGCCACGAGTTCGCGGCGCACCACCAGTACATCGCCATCGCCGTGTACTTCGACGAGCTGACCATGCCGCAGATGGCGCAGCTCTTCTTCGACCAGGCGGTCGAGGAGCGCAACCACGCGATGATGATGGTGCGCTACCTGCTCGACGCCGACGCGCGCGTGTCGATCCCCGGCGTCGTCGCCCCGGTCACCACGTTCGACGACGTCGTCGCCCCGGTCACCCTGGCGCTCGAGCAGGAGAAGCGGGTCACCCAGCAGATCAACGAGCTGATCGGCATCGCCCGCCGGGAGAACGACTTCTCCTCCGACCAGTTCATGCAGTGGTTCATCAAGGAGCAGGTCGAGGAGGTCAGCAAGATGAGCGACCTGCTGACCGTCGTCCGCCGGTCCGCCCACGACGTCGAGCAGATCGAGGACTACGTCAAGCGCGAGACGCTGCCCGAGGGCGCCGACCCGACCGCGCCGCGGATCGCCGGCGCCTGA
- a CDS encoding TetR/AcrR family transcriptional regulator: MTSQPDSALHSDAANPSRREQILRAAAQLFAERGSRAVGVDDVGAAVGVTGPAIYRHFASKDAMLAEMLLRISERLLAGGTERIAAAGDSPAGQLRALVDFHVDFALDNPALITVQDRDLGALSERDARRVRQLQRRYVEEWVAVLARLHPDASTATCRARAHAVFGLINSTPHSAGRLARPATAGLLAAMAVAAATAPSGAVDLAE; encoded by the coding sequence GTGACGTCCCAGCCGGACAGCGCGCTGCACAGCGACGCGGCCAACCCGTCGCGGCGGGAGCAGATCCTGCGCGCCGCGGCGCAGCTGTTCGCCGAGCGGGGCTCGCGCGCGGTCGGCGTCGACGACGTCGGTGCGGCCGTGGGCGTCACCGGCCCGGCGATCTACCGGCACTTCGCGAGCAAGGACGCGATGCTCGCCGAGATGCTGCTGCGGATCAGCGAGCGCCTGCTGGCCGGCGGCACCGAGCGGATCGCCGCGGCCGGCGACTCCCCCGCCGGCCAACTGCGGGCGCTGGTCGACTTCCACGTCGACTTCGCCCTGGACAACCCGGCGCTGATCACCGTGCAGGACCGCGACCTCGGCGCGCTGAGCGAGCGGGACGCCCGCCGGGTGCGCCAGCTGCAGCGGCGCTACGTGGAGGAGTGGGTCGCCGTGCTCGCCCGGCTGCACCCGGACGCGTCGACCGCCACCTGCCGGGCCCGCGCGCACGCCGTCTTCGGCCTGATCAACTCCACGCCGCACAGCGCCGGTCGGCTGGCCCGCCCGGCGACGGCCGGGCTGCTGGCCGCCATGGCGGTCGCCGCCGCCACCGCCCCGTCAGGAGCCGTCGACCTCGCCGAGTGA